A DNA window from Nitrospira sp. contains the following coding sequences:
- a CDS encoding Peptidyl-prolyl cis-trans isomerase (MaGe:77308116) — MADADSATKATISVTSKGQALGDIVLNFFPDVAPGHVKNFIDLAKKGFYNGTTFHRVIPGFMIQGGDPNSKSPDRSTHGMGGPGHKVKAEFNSKPHKRGIVSMARSNDPDSAGSQFFICVADANFLDWQYTVFGEVVSGMDVADAIVGMKRDGNDNPFERVEMTVTIAE, encoded by the coding sequence ATGGCAGACGCAGACAGTGCAACGAAGGCGACGATCAGCGTGACGAGCAAAGGGCAGGCCTTGGGCGATATTGTGTTGAATTTTTTCCCCGATGTGGCGCCGGGCCATGTGAAGAACTTTATCGACCTGGCGAAGAAGGGCTTTTATAACGGCACGACCTTCCATCGCGTCATTCCCGGGTTTATGATTCAGGGCGGTGATCCCAACAGCAAGAGCCCGGACCGGTCGACGCACGGCATGGGCGGCCCCGGCCATAAGGTGAAGGCGGAGTTCAACAGCAAGCCGCATAAGCGCGGCATTGTGTCGATGGCCCGGTCGAACGATCCGGACAGCGCCGGCTCGCAATTCTTTATTTGCGTGGCCGATGCCAACTTTTTGGACTGGCAGTACACGGTGTTCGGCGAAGTCGTGAGTGGAATGGATGTGGCGGATGCCATTGTTGGCATGAAGCGCGACGGGAACGACAATCCCTTTGAACGGGTCGAGATGACGGTCACGATTGCGGAGTAA
- a CDS encoding hypothetical protein (Evidence 4 : Unknown function but conserved in other organisms; MaGe:77308115) has translation MGIRIGCEHWLRRSHLTRYASLMLLFVWLGLFPAAAQTPPVGGSPHGQAPDTDAFGPNGPFGQTIASVQALTLSGKDTIYAGSFGNGIFRSSDRGGTWASVGAGVSDPFILALATGRDGAIYAGTFRGGVFRSKDEGKSWQPVNEGLKRLEIKALLVTDEGLYAGTSGGAYRLNASGDKWTIVTAGLDDVLVHALARTADGTLFAGTSGKGILRFKQNATGWIRTQQGLKDHEGMIENFIRVLAIDREQGIYAGTFDGGVFRSTDGGSSWKAISRALPNDSIRGIVTTGEGLIVATGNGIFKTVDKGRQWTPLNKGLTNLAIQVLIGGGAGPLYAGTSSGVFRSDDGQNWTVVNKGLDIGLAPPPFRFR, from the coding sequence GTGGGAATAAGAATAGGGTGTGAGCACTGGCTCCGTAGGTCACATCTGACGCGGTACGCATCACTGATGCTGTTGTTTGTCTGGCTGGGTCTGTTTCCGGCGGCGGCGCAGACTCCGCCGGTGGGCGGTTCGCCGCATGGACAGGCGCCCGACACCGACGCCTTCGGACCGAACGGCCCTTTCGGGCAAACCATCGCGAGTGTGCAGGCGCTGACATTATCCGGCAAAGATACGATCTATGCGGGCTCGTTCGGCAACGGCATCTTTCGCAGCAGCGACCGGGGCGGCACTTGGGCCAGCGTCGGCGCCGGTGTCAGCGATCCGTTCATTCTCGCCCTGGCGACCGGGCGCGACGGAGCCATTTACGCGGGAACATTCCGCGGCGGCGTGTTCCGGTCCAAAGACGAAGGCAAATCCTGGCAGCCGGTCAATGAAGGATTGAAGCGGCTGGAGATCAAGGCTCTGCTGGTGACCGATGAAGGGCTATACGCCGGGACATCTGGCGGAGCCTACCGCTTGAATGCCTCGGGCGATAAATGGACCATCGTCACCGCCGGGTTGGACGATGTGCTGGTCCATGCACTGGCGCGGACGGCCGATGGCACCCTCTTCGCGGGCACTTCTGGAAAGGGCATTCTCCGGTTCAAGCAAAACGCCACCGGATGGATCCGTACGCAGCAAGGTCTCAAAGACCATGAGGGCATGATCGAGAACTTTATTCGAGTCCTGGCCATCGACCGTGAGCAGGGGATCTATGCCGGCACCTTCGACGGCGGCGTCTTCCGCAGCACGGACGGCGGATCCAGCTGGAAGGCGATCAGCCGCGCCCTGCCCAACGATTCTATTCGCGGCATTGTCACGACCGGCGAGGGGCTGATTGTGGCGACAGGCAACGGCATCTTCAAGACGGTCGATAAAGGGCGGCAGTGGACGCCATTGAATAAAGGGCTGACGAACCTTGCGATCCAAGTTCTGATCGGAGGCGGGGCGGGGCCGCTGTACGCCGGGACGAGCTCCGGGGTGTTCCGCAGCGACGATGGGCAGAACTGGACGGTTGTAAACAAGGGGCTGGATATTGGGTTAGCGCCGCCTCCGTTCCGTTTCCGATAA
- a CDS encoding putative Inactive -like of metal-dependent protease, molecular chaperone (Evidence 3 : Putative function from multiple computational evidences; MaGe:77308110) produces MKVLAVETATSWQSVALLDGDRVLAREDREATGAHGAFLLPAIGRLLAAAGLTLKQLDGLACSIGPGSFTGLRVGAATLLGLRAATDLPLVLVPTLEAMAWTLKETAGPICPVLFSRKDEIYWAVFRWVGDGRIERLVPEHVGSPQALAQTLTGSVTMFGEGWTLMEPAIRAALGPDIAIMSVPGDAVRPSAVAVGQAGIERLRLGEIAGEQIAPLYVQRTEAEIRYEQSGGVSPVARRQARVATKTAARAARRPRAAGKEPR; encoded by the coding sequence GTGAAGGTGCTGGCTGTCGAAACGGCGACCTCCTGGCAGAGCGTCGCACTTCTCGACGGCGATAGGGTGTTGGCGCGGGAAGATCGAGAGGCCACCGGCGCGCATGGCGCGTTCTTGTTGCCTGCCATCGGCCGGCTCTTAGCCGCTGCCGGACTCACGCTCAAGCAGTTAGACGGGCTAGCCTGCTCGATTGGACCGGGTTCGTTTACCGGCCTGCGAGTGGGAGCGGCGACGCTGCTGGGATTGCGAGCCGCCACCGATCTCCCGCTGGTCTTGGTCCCGACGTTGGAGGCCATGGCTTGGACGCTCAAAGAAACGGCCGGACCGATCTGCCCCGTGCTTTTCAGCCGCAAAGATGAAATCTATTGGGCGGTATTTCGTTGGGTGGGCGACGGCCGTATTGAGCGGCTCGTTCCTGAACATGTCGGGTCTCCGCAGGCGCTGGCACAGACACTCACTGGTTCGGTCACCATGTTCGGTGAAGGATGGACGCTGATGGAGCCGGCTATTCGAGCCGCTCTCGGCCCGGACATCGCGATCATGTCGGTTCCTGGCGATGCCGTGCGACCCTCGGCCGTCGCCGTGGGCCAGGCCGGCATCGAACGGTTGCGCCTGGGTGAGATTGCCGGTGAGCAGATCGCGCCGTTGTACGTTCAGCGAACCGAAGCGGAAATCCGCTATGAGCAATCGGGCGGCGTCTCGCCGGTGGCCCGTCGGCAGGCCCGTGTTGCTACCAAAACCGCTGCCAGAGCGGCACGGCGTCCGCGAGCGGCGGGCAAGGAGCCTCGGTAG
- a CDS encoding hypothetical protein (Evidence 4 : Unknown function but conserved in other organisms; MaGe:77308112) produces MQTDEGFADQLRQTSREFKSLEETHHRLDGELNELQRRHVLTPQEEVVKKHLQKEKLVMKDKMAELIRHYREQGTA; encoded by the coding sequence ATGCAGACTGACGAGGGATTTGCGGACCAGCTTCGACAGACCAGCCGGGAGTTCAAATCGCTTGAAGAAACCCATCACCGGCTCGACGGTGAGCTGAACGAATTGCAACGGCGCCATGTGCTGACGCCCCAGGAAGAAGTTGTGAAGAAGCATCTGCAAAAAGAAAAGCTAGTCATGAAAGACAAGATGGCAGAGTTGATCCGCCACTATCGCGAGCAAGGAACCGCCTAA
- a CDS encoding Ribosomal-protein-S18p-alanine acetyltransferase (MaGe:77308111), producing the protein MENAIQIVPARLADLPDLLRLEEACFSAPWTRKMLEAELTGNQFAHFLVAREQPKSAAADGPIVGSLCFWIVFEEVRLMNLAVAEPMRRRGIGAALVDAALRAGMTETATRAVLEVRASNQAALALYRRFGFTQVSIRPAYYSNPVEDAVLMEMEPIAISAGSWRRDAPVNEGGSVPAH; encoded by the coding sequence ATGGAGAACGCGATTCAGATTGTTCCCGCTAGGCTGGCCGATTTGCCTGATTTGCTGCGCCTGGAAGAGGCTTGCTTCTCGGCCCCCTGGACGCGCAAAATGTTGGAAGCTGAGCTGACCGGTAACCAATTCGCACACTTTCTGGTGGCGCGTGAGCAGCCGAAGAGCGCGGCCGCGGATGGGCCGATTGTTGGGTCGTTGTGTTTTTGGATCGTATTTGAAGAAGTGCGCCTCATGAATCTTGCCGTGGCAGAACCGATGCGCCGTCGTGGAATTGGCGCGGCCTTGGTGGATGCCGCCTTGCGCGCCGGGATGACGGAGACCGCCACTCGGGCAGTGCTGGAAGTCCGGGCGTCCAACCAGGCGGCGCTCGCGCTGTACCGGCGTTTTGGATTCACGCAGGTGTCGATCCGGCCCGCGTATTATTCCAATCCGGTCGAAGATGCGGTGCTCATGGAGATGGAGCCGATTGCGATCTCAGCCGGATCTTGGCGCAGGGATGCGCCTGTCAACGAGGGAGGCTCAGTTCCCGCTCACTAA
- a CDS encoding hypothetical protein (Evidence 5 : Unknown function; MaGe:77308114), whose product MSAPAHSRWFARKGRSVRRRRCRAPVHAANRPPAESAPPPETDPARQTTASVMRTASDVTYGASAHTLFLFPRPSPITHHTFTLAMYRSLNACRLFRKAVQQGRSERRGEAYAGGTLNLGAKRERRWRTFSTAC is encoded by the coding sequence ATGTCAGCGCCTGCACACTCGCGATGGTTTGCCCGAAAGGGCCGTTCGGTCCGAAGGCGTCGGTGTCGGGCGCCTGTCCATGCGGCGAACCGCCCACCGGCGGAGTCTGCGCCGCCGCCGGAAACAGACCCAGCCAGACAAACAACAGCATCAGTGATGCGTACCGCGTCAGATGTGACCTACGGAGCCAGTGCTCACACCCTATTCTTATTCCCACGTCCCTCTCCCATCACTCATCACACCTTCACACTAGCAATGTACCGGAGCCTGAATGCTTGCAGGCTGTTCAGAAAGGCCGTCCAGCAAGGCCGCAGCGAGCGCCGAGGCGAAGCGTACGCAGGCGGTACGTTGAACCTCGGCGCGAAGCGAGAACGCCGCTGGCGGACTTTCTCAACAGCCTGCTAG
- a CDS encoding hypothetical protein (Evidence 4 : Unknown function but conserved in other organisms; MaGe:77308117): MSAEWIGRSKRGWLSRSVLCLALGLPLAGLLLLTGCAIPQVPSRTIYEDPVNYVRLEEESNYLPEWPPSHHSHPAELEPETLRLLLQGLVIQEHRIWLQRWLMGEAPYQAAFQDREIALLSTQLAEALAQAGPNERVTFYLSEPQASTKRLVTSGGLYMKGTELHLILGNWQIVYGIPTYGMIYDRRYPMRPTAAKGFDLFFQPHEAMRRTENSWIDSVLANGADEVVVDLNKLPQPPAVSATTSGSQPEN; the protein is encoded by the coding sequence ATGAGTGCTGAGTGGATTGGTCGGAGCAAGCGCGGCTGGCTGTCGAGGTCTGTCCTCTGCCTCGCACTCGGCTTGCCGCTCGCAGGACTGCTCCTCCTGACCGGCTGCGCGATTCCACAAGTGCCGTCGCGGACGATTTACGAAGATCCCGTCAACTATGTGCGGCTTGAGGAAGAGTCGAACTATCTGCCGGAGTGGCCGCCGAGTCATCACAGCCATCCGGCGGAGTTAGAGCCCGAGACCCTTCGCCTGTTGCTGCAAGGGCTGGTGATTCAAGAGCACCGGATCTGGCTGCAACGGTGGCTGATGGGAGAGGCGCCGTACCAGGCGGCCTTTCAGGATCGGGAGATTGCGCTGCTCTCGACGCAACTGGCAGAGGCGCTGGCGCAGGCCGGGCCTAATGAGCGGGTGACATTTTATCTCAGCGAACCGCAAGCCTCGACCAAGCGGCTCGTGACCTCGGGCGGTTTATATATGAAGGGGACGGAGCTGCATTTGATCCTGGGCAACTGGCAGATCGTCTACGGCATTCCGACGTATGGCATGATCTACGACCGGCGCTATCCGATGCGGCCGACGGCGGCGAAGGGGTTCGACTTATTCTTCCAGCCGCACGAAGCGATGCGGCGCACGGAGAATAGCTGGATCGATAGTGTGCTGGCGAACGGGGCGGATGAAGTCGTCGTCGACCTCAACAAACTGCCGCAGCCTCCGGCGGTGTCCGCGACAACCTCTGGCAGCCAGCCGGAGAACTGA
- a CDS encoding Sec-independent protein translocase protein TatC (MaGe:77308113), whose protein sequence is MAQFINPLAAHISTVKRRLIVIGATLLVALLVTFSFSADMVAWLNRPFPNQLVFYGPTEALFASIKVSFLSAVIVSLPVIFYQFWKFVEPALLQKEQRWAIPLFLLAGGLFILGLVFCNLVILPLVIDFFVSFGMDRDITPQLSVGTYIDFNVKFLLIFGCAFELPLALTLLALAGVVTSKQLAQYRKHAIMAALIISAIVTPDATLFTMLLMAVPMMVLYEIGIWGARIFGRGKDGPGGIDLPLDPDLPIGTAGTRMR, encoded by the coding sequence ATGGCCCAGTTTATCAACCCGCTTGCCGCTCATATCAGTACCGTCAAGCGGCGATTGATTGTGATCGGAGCCACCCTGCTGGTGGCGCTGCTCGTGACCTTTTCGTTTTCCGCCGATATGGTCGCCTGGTTGAACCGGCCCTTTCCCAATCAGCTGGTATTTTATGGACCGACCGAAGCGCTGTTTGCGTCCATCAAAGTCTCGTTTCTGTCCGCGGTGATCGTCAGCCTGCCGGTGATCTTCTATCAGTTCTGGAAGTTCGTCGAGCCGGCCTTATTGCAGAAAGAGCAGCGCTGGGCCATTCCATTGTTTCTGCTGGCCGGGGGGTTGTTCATTCTAGGATTGGTTTTTTGCAACCTGGTCATTCTGCCGCTGGTCATCGACTTTTTCGTCAGCTTCGGCATGGATCGGGATATTACGCCGCAATTGAGCGTGGGGACCTACATCGACTTCAATGTGAAGTTCCTGCTGATTTTCGGCTGCGCCTTCGAATTGCCCCTGGCGCTCACCTTGCTGGCTCTCGCTGGTGTCGTCACGTCCAAGCAGTTGGCGCAATATCGCAAGCATGCGATCATGGCAGCTCTGATCATTTCGGCGATTGTCACTCCGGACGCCACGCTCTTTACCATGCTCTTGATGGCGGTGCCGATGATGGTGTTGTATGAGATTGGTATTTGGGGCGCTCGGATCTTCGGGCGTGGGAAAGACGGCCCCGGCGGCATCGATCTTCCGCTGGATCCGGATCTGCCGATCGGGACCGCCGGCACGCGGATGCGCTAG